The nucleotide sequence TCCGGCGTCGCGAAGAACGCGATCAGCAGGTCCGACTCGACGCCGGACACCAGCTCCGGGCTGACGGTGTAGTAGACCTCGTCGCCGCCGGGGGCGTTCTCCTCGACGTAGGGCGCGAGCGTCAGCCCCATGTCGGTGACGAGCTGGACCCGCACGTCGCCCGCGCGGAACACGCCGAGCGAGCCGGCGTCCATCCCGCCCGAGTAGACGAACGTCCGCCCCGCCAGCTGCGGGAACCGCTCGACCGCCCCGCCGAGCAGCGCCCGGGTCTCCTCGATCAGCCGGGCGGCCCGCTCCGGCTCGCCGAGCGCGTCACCGGCGATCCGCGTCTGGTCCTGCCAGCCGGTGGAGTACGGCGCGTCCGGATAGGCGACCGTCGGCGCGATCGCCGAGAGCTGGTCGTACTCCGGGCGGGTCAGCCCCGAGTAGGTCGCGAGGATCAGATCCGGCCGGGCCGCCGCCACCTGCTCCAGCGGGATCGCCGCGAGATCGTCGGTGCCGATGACCTGCGGGAACTCCCCGCCGGACGCCTCGACCGCGTCGCGCACCCAGGGCAGCACGCCCTCGGCGTCACCTCCGTAGACGGTCCGCGGGATCGCGACCGGCACCACGCCGAGCGCCAGCGCCACGTCGGCGTTCGCCGCGCTCAGCGTGACCACGCGCTGCGGACGCTCCGGGAGCACCGTCTCGCCCAGCGCGTGCGGGATCGTCACCGGGAACCCGCCGGTGGCGGCACCGGAGCCGGGAGCGGCGGGCCGGTCCGTCCCACCGCAGGCGGTGAGCAGGAACAGGCCGGCGGCTCCGGCCAGCACCCCGCGACGGGTGACGGTGGACTGCGGTACTACGACGGGCACAACTCCTCCTAACACGAAAAGGGGAGCCTAACCTTAGTTGCACGCCGGTGCCGAGAGGTACCGCAGCGTCGTCGTCGGGCGTCGGGACAGCTCTGCTGTGCCTCTCGGGGGCGCACACCCCGGTGGCGGGTAGCGTCCCCGGCATGCGCGCTCCGGACACCGGTGACCGGGCTCCCCGACCTGCCGGCTCCCGCTCCCCCGCCGTCGCCGACGGGGCGGAGCTGCCGAGCTACCCGGCCGCTGCCGGCCGCGCGGGGGCCGCCGGACCCGGAGCCGGGGATCCCAGGGCAACCGGTCCCGGAGCCGACGTCCCCAGGGCAGCCGGACCTGGCGTCGGAAGCCCCGGGGCAGCCGGACCCGGGTCAGCCGGTCCAAGAGCCGACCCCGCCAGGGCAACCGGACCCGGAGCCGACGCTCCCGGGGCCGACGAGGCCGGGAGCCCATCGCCCACCGCGGATCCGCAGGTCGGGCACGTCACGCCGGCCGGGCCGTGGCCGACCGTGCGGCCGGCGTCCACCCGGGCGGTGGTCGCGGGGAAGATCGCAGCGGCACTCGGCGTGGTCTGGTTCTGCGTCGTGTTCTCGATCGCCACCGACGTGCTCTCACGCGCCGAGTACCTGCTGGCCGGTGTCGTGGCCGGCGGGGTGCTGAGCGCGGTCGGCGTCGTCCTGCTGTGGCTGTACTCCTCCCGCACGCCGTCGCGGGTGGCGCCCGCCCGCGGCCCGGAGATGGGCCTGGCCACCGATCGCGGGGTCGCCCGCACGGTGCTGCGTTCCGGCGGGACACCGGACGGCGAGCAGCGCCGGCTCATCGCCGTCGACGTGCAGGCCGACGCCAAGCTGCCGCTGGTCACCGGCGCCACGTTCGCGCTGCTCGGACCGCTCGTCGTCGCGGTGGCGAACGCCAGCGGATCACTGTGGTGGCTCGGACCGGCGACGGCCGGGCTGATCGTGCTGGTGCTCGCCGCACTGGGATGGCGCACCTGGTCGGCGTACACGCTGCACCGGGCCGCGGACCGCAGGCACACCGTGCCGCGGTTCGAGGAGACCGGCGCCCCGTGGCGGCCCTGGCCCTGATCGGTCAGCCGGTGCCGGCCGTAACCGGACCGATGTAGCTGCCCGGGCGGGTCGCACCGTCCTGCCGCTGCACGGCGGCGCCCGGCCACTGCAGGACCGTCGACGTCGTCTCGTCCGGCGGGGTCACGACGAGCTCGGTCGGCGTCCAGTCACCACCCGGCAGCCAGGTGATCACGGTGTGCGCGGTGCCGCCCGGGTCCAGCCGCACCGGGGAGGCCTGCTCCGCCGAGCGCGGCAACGAGTAGGACGGCCCGAACGTCGGGTCGGCCGGGCCGCGCAGGTCGACGCCGCCGAAGCCGGCGGTCGTGCAGGGGCGCGACGAGGTGTTGGTCCAGACGACCGTGGTGTGCCGCTGACCTGCCTCGCCGGTGGTGGTGCCGACGCCCGCGTCCAGCTCGGCGTCGGTGCAGCGGCCCTCCCCGCTCTCCTGCGCGGTGGACGGCGCCGGTGCCGGAGTGCCGGTGGCCGCCGCGGTCGTGGGAGCCGGCGGCGGGGGCGCGGACGGTGTGCCGACCGGCCCCGCCGCCGACGGCCAGCCGCCACCGCCGCAGCCGGCGAGCAGCAGACCGGCCGTGCACAGCGCCGCGGCGAACCGCATCCGGGTGATCCTCATCCGGACACCCTTGCGCGACGGACCGGTGTCGCGCATCCGGGCGCAGCCCGGTCCACCCGGCCGGGTGGCGGCGCTCAGATCGGGAGCAGCCCCTCGACGACGTCGGCGAGCTGGGTCGCCGTGCGGCACTCGTGCATCGGCAGTACCTCCGCGTACCGCTTCGCCGCGGAGTCCCCGGTCCCCCACATCCGCTGCGGCTCCGGGTTCAGCCAGTGCGCGTGCCGGGCCCGGCCGGTCATCATCGCCAGGCCGCGCAGGTTCGGATCGCGGTAGTTGGTCCGGCCGTCGCCGAGCACCAGCAGCGACGTCTTCGGGGTGATCGCCTCGGCGTAGTGCTCGACGAAGTCGCCGAAGGCGCTGCCGTAGTCGGAGTGCCCGTCGAATGCGGTCAGGCGGGCCTCGCGCAGCACCCGCTGCATCACCCCGGCTAGCTCGGCGCCCGGCTCGAACAGGTGCGTCACCTCGTCGGTGCGCTCGACGAAGGCGAACACACGCACCTTCGAGAACTGCTCGCGCAGCGCCTGGACCAGCAGCAACGTGAAGTGGCTGAAGCCGGCGACGGATCCGGACACGTCACACAGGACGACCAGCTCGGGGCGCCCCGGCCGCCGCGTGCGGTACGCGGGCTCCATCGGCACCCCACCGGTCGACATCGACCGCCGTAACGTGCGCCGCAGATCCAGCCGGCCCCGGTGCGCGCGCCGGCGCCGGGCGGACAGCCGGGACGCCAGCCGCCGGGCGAGCGGATGCACGGTGCGGCGCAGCTCGGTGAGCTGGGCCGTGTTCGCGGTGAGGAAGTCGACCCGGCCGGGCTGCTTGGGCGTCGCCGAGCGGGCGATCTGCTCCCGGCCGCGCTGCTCGGCCGTCCGGCGGCGCACCTCGTCACGCACCATGTCCCGGAACCGGGCGATCCGGTCCCGGATCTCGCGGCGCCGGATCTCGGAGACGAAGTCGGAATCGTCCTCGCCGCGCAGCCCGTCGAGGATCTGGGCGAGCAACGTGTCCGGGGAGAGCGCGCTCAGCGCCTGGTAGGCCGACCAGTTGGGCTTCGCGGACTGGCCCCGCACGCCCTGCCCGGCGGCCCCGGACGTGCCGATCGCCTCGACCGCGGCGCGGGCCAGCTCGCGCAGGGTCTCCTCGTCGCCGTCGCGGAGCAGGTCGGCGAGGATCTCGCGGAGCGCGTCGACATCGACCGGGCCGGTCCCGTCGCCGGTCGCGTCGTCGGTGCGCGGCACGTCGACCTCGGACGCGCCGGCACCCAGCGCCGGCGGGAACCACAGGTCGAACAGCGCGTCGAAGGTGGTCCGCTGGCCGGATCGGCGCAGCAGCGCCGCGGCGAGGCCCTCGCGGAGCTGGTCGCGGTGCAGCAGGTCGAGCGCACCGAGCACGCGCGCCGCGTCGACCGTCTCCCCCGGGCCGACCGCGACGTGATGCCGGCGCAGCGCGGACACGAAGTCGACGAGATGCCCGGGCAGGCCGTGTTCGGGGCCGGACGTCGGCGGTGCGGTCACGCCCCCATCATGCGTGAGGACACCGACGGTGCGCGACGTCCCGGCCGTGCCGCCGAGCGACGGCCGGGACGTCGTCGTTCACCGCGGTCCCACACCGCGGGGTCCTGCGCACTCCGCCCGGATCGACCGGCACCGGGTCCGGGGTCGACGAGGACACCGGACCGGGATGGTGACGAGCGGGTCACCCGGCACAACTGCGGGAGCGACCCGCGGTTACGCGAGGTACCGGTCGATCCGTGATCTTCACACCATCGAGGACGAAACCTTGCCATGCGGGAACAGCCGGTGCTAACCGTCCGTCCTAGTTCAGACGCAGCTCGGCGGCCGCCTTGTCGGTGTCCGAACGGTGTTTGAGCACGACGCCGAGGGTGCTGCGCACCGCGTCGTCGTCGAGGGTGTCGAGGCCGAGTGCGAGCAGCGTGTGCCCCCAGTCGATCGTCTCGGCGACGCTGGGCACCTTGCGCAGCTCCATCGCCCGCAGCACCCGCACGGTCCGGACCAGCGCGTCGGTGAGCTGCTCGGTCAGCTCCGGGACCCGGGTGAGCACGATCCGGCGTTCCAGCTCGGCGTCCGGGAAGTCGAGGTGCAGGAACAGGCACCGCCGCTTCAGCGCCTCGGACAGCTCCCGGGTGGAGTTCGACGTCAGCAGCACGAACGGCCGGCGGTTCGCCGAGACCGTCCCGAGCTCCGGGATCGAGACCTGGAAGTCCGAGAGCACCTCCAGCAGCAGCCCCTCGACCTCGACGTCGGCCTTGTCGATCTCGTCGACCAGCAGCACCGTCGGGTCGGTCCGGCGGATCGCCGTGAGCAGCGGGCGCGGCAGCAGGAACTCCTCGGCGAACACGTCGTCGCGGGTGGTGTCCCAACCCTCCTCACCGCGGCTCGCGGTGATCCGGAGCAGCTGCTTGGCGTGGTTCCACTCGTAGAGCGCGCGGGCCTCGTCGATGCCCTCGTAGCACTGCAGCCGCACCAGCCCGGCGCCGGTCGCCGTCGCCACCGCCTTCGCCAGTTCCGTCTTGCCGACGCCGGCCGGCCCCTCCACCAGCAGCGGCTTCCCGAGCCGGTCGGCCAGGAACACCGTGGTCGCGACGGCCGTGGACGCCAGATAGCCGGCCTGTCCGAGCCGCTCCACGACGTCGGCCACCGAGCCGAACGCGGGATGGTGGGTCGCGTCGCGTGGGGTCACGGCGATCATCCTGCCCTGCGCACCGGCCGGGCGCCGCCCCCGTCGCGCCGCGGGGTGACCCGGCTCACCCCGCGGCGGCGCCGTCACCTGCTGCGCCGGGCGAACGCCCAGGACGCCGCGGACAGGAACAGCACGGCCACGCCGGCGCACCAGGCCAGCGCGACCGCGACCGTCGAACCGAGCCCCACGACCGGCGCACCGTCGGACCCCATCCCCACCAGCAGTCCGCGGACCGACTCGATCACCGGCGTCACCGGCTGGACCTCGGCGAAGCCGCGCAGCCATGCCGGCATCGTCTCCGGCGGGACGAACGCGCTGGAGACGTAGGGCAGGAAGAGCATGACGAACCCGAACCCGCCTGCCGCCGCGGGCGTGCGCACCACCACGCCGACGAACACCGACACGCAGGTGATCGCGAGGATGTAGGCGGCGACCATGCCGACCGCGGCCAGCCAGCCGGCCGGGCCGGCGCCCGCCCGGAAACCGATCAGCGTCGCCACCCCGAGCACGATCGCGGTCGTCACGAGATTGCGCGTCACACTGGCCAGCACGTGCCCGGCCAGCACCGTCGCGCTCGCGACGGGCATCGACCGGAACCGGTCCATGATTCCGTCCGCCATGTCCTGGGTGACCGCGATCGCCGTGTTCGACGCCCCGAAGCCGGCGCAGAGCAGGATCACGCCGGGTGTGGCGTAGGTCAGGTAGTCGGTACCGACCTCCATCGCGCCGCCGAAGACGTAGACGAACAGCAGCATGATCACGGTCGGCATGAGCAGCGCGACGAGCAGCTCGTCGGGGTCGCGGCGGGCGAGCCGCAGCGCCCGCCCGGTCATCGTCATGGTGTCCGGGCCGAGCCGCGTCCACCGTGCCTGCACCGGGGCGCTCATGCCGCGAGCTCCCGGTCGCCGCCCGTCGCACGCCCGGTCAGCGCGAGAAACGCGTCGTCCAGGCTGGGGGCGCGGACCTGCCACTGCTCGGGGACGACGCCGGTCTCCTCGACCTCGGCCAGTACGTGCCGCACGTGCCCGACCGAGCCGTCGGTGGGCACCCGCAGCGTCCGCGAACCCGGGACCGGCAGGCGCAGCGCCGCCGCCACCCTGGTCGCCTCCGGGCCGGTCGCGAAGGTGAGCTCGACGCCCGCGTCGCCGACCCGGCGCTTGAGCTGGGCCGGTGTGCCCTCGGCGACCACCCGCCCGGAGTCGATCATCGCGACCCGGTCGGCGAGCCGATCCGCCTCCTCGAGGTACTGGGTGGTGAGGAACAGGCCGGCCCCGTCGGCGACGACCCGCTCGATCACCTCCCACATGCCACGTCGGCTGCGCGGGTCCAGGCCGGTGGTCGGCTCGTCGAGGAAGAGCACCCGGGGGTGGCGCAGCAGCCCGGCGGCCAGGTCGAGCCGACGCCGCATCCCGCCCGAGTAGGTGTCCAGCCTGCGGTGCGCGGCCGCGGTCAGGTCGAAGGCCTCGAGCAGCTCGTCGACCCGCGGCCGCACGGCACGCCGCGGCAGGTGCGCCAGCCGGGCCATCATCGTCAGGTTCTCGCGGCCGGTCAGCTTGGCGTCGACCGCCGCGTACTGGCCGGTGAGGCCGATGACCTCGCGCACCTTCCTGGCCTCGGACACCACGTCGAACCCGGCGACCCGGGCGGTCCCGCCGTCGAGCCGGGCCAGCGTGCTGAGTATCCGCACGGTGGTCGTCTTCCCGGCGCCGTTCGGGCCGAGCAGTGCGAGCACCTCGCCGCGGCCGAGCTCCAGGTCGACGCCGTCGAGCACGTGCACCGACCGATAGCTCTTGCGCAGGCCGACGGCCTGCACGAGGCGATCCGTTCCGGTCATCGTCGTTCCCCCTTACTGATTACGGTACAAACTGTTTATAGCATCAACTGCTTACGCGAGACACCATCGGGCCCGGCGGACGGGGCACGGGAGGATGACGGCATGGGCGAGCACGAACCTGATCCGGACCTCCCGCCGACGTTGCGCCGGTTGTGGGGCCAGGAAGACCGGCCACGCCGGGGGCCGAAGCCCGCGCTGAGCGTGGACGCGATCGTGCGGGCGGCCGCCGCGATCGCCGACGCCGAGGGCCTCTCGGCCGTGTCCATGGCCCGGATCGGCGACGCACTGGGCTACTCGGCGATGGCCCTCTACCGGCACGTGGAGAGCAAGGACGAACTGCTGGTGCAGCTCGCCGACCACGTCGCGGCGGACCTGACGATGCCCGCCCACGCCGGCGACTGGCGCTCCGGGCTGCACGCCTGGACGCTGGCCCAGATCGAGGCGGTGCTCGCCCGCCCCTGGTTCCTCGACCTGCCGCTGGCGACCGTGCAGCCCGGACCGCACCGGATGCGCTGGCTGAACGAGGCCTTCGGCGTGCTGCGCGAGGTCGACCTGCCCGCCGCGGAGAAGATGGCGGTGATCGGCCTGCTGGCCCAGCACGTGCTCGCCGAGGGCCGGGTGCAGGTGGAGGCCGGGCGGGCGGCGGCGGACGGGGCACGGCGGGCCCGCGGACTGCCG is from Pseudonocardia autotrophica and encodes:
- a CDS encoding ATP-binding cassette domain-containing protein encodes the protein MTGTDRLVQAVGLRKSYRSVHVLDGVDLELGRGEVLALLGPNGAGKTTTVRILSTLARLDGGTARVAGFDVVSEARKVREVIGLTGQYAAVDAKLTGRENLTMMARLAHLPRRAVRPRVDELLEAFDLTAAAHRRLDTYSGGMRRRLDLAAGLLRHPRVLFLDEPTTGLDPRSRRGMWEVIERVVADGAGLFLTTQYLEEADRLADRVAMIDSGRVVAEGTPAQLKRRVGDAGVELTFATGPEATRVAAALRLPVPGSRTLRVPTDGSVGHVRHVLAEVEETGVVPEQWQVRAPSLDDAFLALTGRATGGDRELAA
- a CDS encoding AAA family ATPase — its product is MTPRDATHHPAFGSVADVVERLGQAGYLASTAVATTVFLADRLGKPLLVEGPAGVGKTELAKAVATATGAGLVRLQCYEGIDEARALYEWNHAKQLLRITASRGEEGWDTTRDDVFAEEFLLPRPLLTAIRRTDPTVLLVDEIDKADVEVEGLLLEVLSDFQVSIPELGTVSANRRPFVLLTSNSTRELSEALKRRCLFLHLDFPDAELERRIVLTRVPELTEQLTDALVRTVRVLRAMELRKVPSVAETIDWGHTLLALGLDTLDDDAVRSTLGVVLKHRSDTDKAAAELRLN
- a CDS encoding vWA domain-containing protein, whose product is MTAPPTSGPEHGLPGHLVDFVSALRRHHVAVGPGETVDAARVLGALDLLHRDQLREGLAAALLRRSGQRTTFDALFDLWFPPALGAGASEVDVPRTDDATGDGTGPVDVDALREILADLLRDGDEETLRELARAAVEAIGTSGAAGQGVRGQSAKPNWSAYQALSALSPDTLLAQILDGLRGEDDSDFVSEIRRREIRDRIARFRDMVRDEVRRRTAEQRGREQIARSATPKQPGRVDFLTANTAQLTELRRTVHPLARRLASRLSARRRRAHRGRLDLRRTLRRSMSTGGVPMEPAYRTRRPGRPELVVLCDVSGSVAGFSHFTLLLVQALREQFSKVRVFAFVERTDEVTHLFEPGAELAGVMQRVLREARLTAFDGHSDYGSAFGDFVEHYAEAITPKTSLLVLGDGRTNYRDPNLRGLAMMTGRARHAHWLNPEPQRMWGTGDSAAKRYAEVLPMHECRTATQLADVVEGLLPI
- a CDS encoding DUF4232 domain-containing protein; amino-acid sequence: MRITRMRFAAALCTAGLLLAGCGGGGWPSAAGPVGTPSAPPPPAPTTAAATGTPAPAPSTAQESGEGRCTDAELDAGVGTTTGEAGQRHTTVVWTNTSSRPCTTAGFGGVDLRGPADPTFGPSYSLPRSAEQASPVRLDPGGTAHTVITWLPGGDWTPTELVVTPPDETTSTVLQWPGAAVQRQDGATRPGSYIGPVTAGTG
- a CDS encoding ABC transporter permease: MSAPVQARWTRLGPDTMTMTGRALRLARRDPDELLVALLMPTVIMLLFVYVFGGAMEVGTDYLTYATPGVILLCAGFGASNTAIAVTQDMADGIMDRFRSMPVASATVLAGHVLASVTRNLVTTAIVLGVATLIGFRAGAGPAGWLAAVGMVAAYILAITCVSVFVGVVVRTPAAAGGFGFVMLFLPYVSSAFVPPETMPAWLRGFAEVQPVTPVIESVRGLLVGMGSDGAPVVGLGSTVAVALAWCAGVAVLFLSAASWAFARRSR
- a CDS encoding TetR/AcrR family transcriptional regulator, which translates into the protein MGEHEPDPDLPPTLRRLWGQEDRPRRGPKPALSVDAIVRAAAAIADAEGLSAVSMARIGDALGYSAMALYRHVESKDELLVQLADHVAADLTMPAHAGDWRSGLHAWTLAQIEAVLARPWFLDLPLATVQPGPHRMRWLNEAFGVLREVDLPAAEKMAVIGLLAQHVLAEGRVQVEAGRAAADGARRARGLPADAPVAELTAAELAAANPLNDFETVLQHLADPADYPHLTEALSGDSATFLASDPETDVDFGLTIVLDGVQAYLLRRTAG
- a CDS encoding iron-siderophore ABC transporter substrate-binding protein, coding for MPVVVPQSTVTRRGVLAGAAGLFLLTACGGTDRPAAPGSGAATGGFPVTIPHALGETVLPERPQRVVTLSAANADVALALGVVPVAIPRTVYGGDAEGVLPWVRDAVEASGGEFPQVIGTDDLAAIPLEQVAAARPDLILATYSGLTRPEYDQLSAIAPTVAYPDAPYSTGWQDQTRIAGDALGEPERAARLIEETRALLGGAVERFPQLAGRTFVYSGGMDAGSLGVFRAGDVRVQLVTDMGLTLAPYVEENAPGGDEVYYTVSPELVSGVESDLLIAFFATPEEEQAFRATPGVDLIPAMAAGGFAPVVGADRVVASSAPSVLSIPWVLDSYLPILGEAAARATT